The window TTTGGGATCATTTGCTATTTTTCGGCAGGACATTAAAGTGATGCCGGGTTTGATAATCGACATCAGCATGGGTGGTTTGGCTTTTATTTATTACGATGGCGAGAACTGGCCCCAGGACCCTGATGAGCTTTTCCATCTTTTCGGCTACGAGTTCAATGTGGAAAGGGTGGCCATGGAAACAGTATTTGATGCTGTAATCAATGACGAAAGCAATACTTTTTACCAGCTTCTCGTGCAGCATGGATCGGAAAAAAGAAAGATCCGGCGGCGGGGCGTGCGGTTCGGTGAATTGACTGAAAAACAGAAACTGGGACTCGAAGGGCTTATAAAAGAATTTAACGAAGCCCTTGAAAATCAGAAGAAATAGACGGTTTCTCTGATATACAAAAAAAGGCGGTCTGGAAATTTACTCCGGACCGCCTTTTTTTTATTCTTTCTTAGGGTTTAATACCCCGTTGCTTGCAGCGTTTCGATAGAGCCGCTGAAAGCAACGCGTAAGAAGGATTTTTTGTATCCAGAAGCCAGGAGCCAGAATTCAGAATAAAAAACAAAAGAATGGGAACTTTAAAGGTCTGTTCTTCTGGTTTCTGACTCCTGATGCCCCGTAGCTCGAAGTCATAGCTTTCCTGCTGCGGGGTAATTCATCGGGTTTCGATTCCTTTGTCGCGCATATGTTTTTTTACGTCACTGATCGGGATTTCTTTTCTGTGAAAGATTCCTGCAGCCAGGGCTGCCTCCACATCGGTTTTTGCGAAAACCTCGGAAAAATGTTCAACCCGGCCAGCGCCGCTTGAGGCAATGATCGGGATGGTCACCGCCTTCCTGATCATATTT of the Pseudomonadota bacterium genome contains:
- a CDS encoding PilZ domain-containing protein, with amino-acid sequence MAADKTNFDEKRQFRRYDVDLGSFAIFRQDIKVMPGLIIDISMGGLAFIYYDGENWPQDPDELFHLFGYEFNVERVAMETVFDAVINDESNTFYQLLVQHGSEKRKIRRRGVRFGELTEKQKLGLEGLIKEFNEALENQKK